A portion of the Granulosicoccus antarcticus IMCC3135 genome contains these proteins:
- a CDS encoding acyltransferase family protein, with protein sequence MNTRDSRLDSAKGMLIALVVLGHLLEATNYWNEGLIRYLLTAIYAFHMPAFIFLAGMTSKPDNVKRRIAVLVSLLVIFQCLYFLYLPFMESNKQFAWLDPFWLLWFLLAMVFWLIAMTLAPASPRLALLISVAVGLGSGALPVLEYLPTLDRALYFLPWFIGGYVIGQAAFDKATTISRPVTMVLSLTSLILAAALWYANVGAGWLYGSNGFAVLDVSFSQGVLVRALLITIAAVMTLTLLTSADLLRTVFVKAGKRSLAIYLLHGFFVLPTTPWLGLAFERYGPVAVSLICIMATWLLVYLLSLSVFDRSLRTLGSRGGKLLLNTLDSLRRTIEPVAASPRD encoded by the coding sequence ATGAACACACGTGACAGTCGGCTAGACAGCGCCAAAGGCATGCTGATTGCGCTGGTGGTACTAGGCCACTTGCTGGAGGCTACCAACTACTGGAACGAGGGCCTGATTCGCTACCTGCTAACGGCAATCTACGCGTTCCACATGCCAGCGTTCATCTTTCTGGCCGGTATGACAAGCAAGCCTGACAATGTGAAGCGAAGAATCGCCGTACTCGTCAGCCTGCTGGTGATATTTCAGTGCCTGTATTTTTTGTATCTGCCCTTCATGGAGAGCAACAAACAGTTTGCATGGCTGGACCCGTTCTGGCTACTCTGGTTCCTGCTGGCCATGGTTTTCTGGCTCATCGCCATGACACTTGCACCCGCATCGCCGCGCCTGGCTCTTCTGATCAGCGTGGCAGTTGGGCTGGGCAGCGGTGCCCTACCCGTTCTTGAATACCTGCCCACGCTCGATCGTGCCCTGTACTTCCTGCCTTGGTTCATAGGAGGCTACGTCATCGGCCAGGCAGCATTCGATAAAGCTACGACGATTTCCCGACCTGTCACCATGGTATTGTCATTGACAAGCCTGATACTCGCCGCAGCTTTGTGGTACGCAAACGTAGGCGCGGGCTGGCTATATGGCAGCAACGGTTTCGCCGTTCTGGATGTCTCATTCAGCCAAGGAGTACTCGTCCGCGCGCTATTGATCACCATCGCTGCAGTTATGACCTTGACTCTGCTCACATCGGCAGACCTGTTACGCACTGTGTTTGTCAAAGCTGGAAAACGCAGCCTGGCTATCTACTTGTTGCATGGCTTCTTCGTTCTACCGACAACGCCATGGCTCGGTCTGGCGTTCGAGCGTTACGGACCTGTTGCAGTCTCACTGATCTGCATAATGGCAACCTGGCTATTGGTCTACCTTCTTTCGTTGTCAGTCTTCGATCGAAGTCTGCGGACACTAGGCAGTCGAGGCGGCAAACTTCTTCTAAACACGCTTGACAGCCTTCGCAGAACAATTGAACCGGTGGCTGCAAGCCCAAGGGACTAA
- a CDS encoding endonuclease V, with amino-acid sequence MLLAIDVQYDDTNDRAGIAAVLFDNWQSSSFEQCLTNTHTELEPYEPGFFYRRELPCLMPVLKRACQRHSVDTIIIDGFVDLGSDKPGLGRYVFAALDEAIPIIGVAKNPFTESGALPVTRGNSNKSLWISSTHDVQLAAQRVSSMHGQYRFPTLLKEVDSQARAVLGSPVATA; translated from the coding sequence ATGCTGCTAGCCATCGATGTTCAGTACGATGATACAAATGACCGAGCGGGTATCGCTGCCGTTTTATTCGACAATTGGCAGTCTTCCTCATTTGAGCAATGCCTGACGAACACCCACACTGAGCTTGAACCATATGAGCCAGGTTTTTTCTATCGACGAGAATTGCCTTGTCTGATGCCTGTATTGAAGCGGGCATGTCAGCGGCATTCGGTTGATACCATCATCATTGATGGGTTTGTAGATCTGGGATCCGACAAGCCAGGGCTGGGTCGCTACGTTTTTGCAGCCCTGGATGAAGCCATTCCGATAATTGGTGTTGCCAAAAATCCGTTTACAGAATCAGGGGCATTACCCGTGACTCGAGGCAATAGTAATAAATCACTGTGGATCAGCAGCACCCACGATGTGCAATTGGCCGCACAGCGAGTGAGCTCAATGCACGGCCAGTATCGATTTCCAACCCTGCTTAAGGAAGTAGACAGCCAGGCAAGAGCGGTTCTGGGATCGCCAGTTGCTACGGCATGA
- a CDS encoding Crp/Fnr family transcriptional regulator encodes MGIVHNIKNMPLARKLGAFVALSEIEHTVLEGLHKRRRTFCAGRDLVHQGQSGQAAYILVSGWACSYKILMNGHRQIVDFQIPGDFLGLRSVLLKLSDHSVEPISDIEVTEVNVSDLLEAFAETPRLAAAVLWAVSRDEAMVVEHLVDIGRRNAAERMAHFLLELGARLSLVGLGSKAGYACPLSQYLLADALGLSSIHVNRVLRKLRETGMLTFREGYVAFDNYEQLIEFAEFDPVYLDQAGPLLP; translated from the coding sequence ATGGGAATAGTGCACAACATCAAGAACATGCCATTGGCGCGAAAACTGGGTGCCTTTGTGGCCTTGTCAGAGATTGAGCATACCGTGCTTGAAGGCTTGCATAAGCGCCGTCGCACTTTTTGCGCGGGACGCGATCTGGTGCATCAGGGGCAATCTGGTCAGGCGGCCTATATCCTTGTTTCAGGTTGGGCCTGTTCTTATAAAATCCTGATGAATGGGCATCGACAAATTGTCGATTTCCAGATTCCAGGCGATTTTCTGGGATTGCGCAGCGTTCTGTTGAAGTTATCGGATCACAGCGTTGAGCCGATCTCTGACATCGAAGTGACAGAAGTCAACGTGTCTGATCTGCTAGAGGCCTTTGCAGAGACGCCTCGATTGGCCGCAGCGGTCCTTTGGGCTGTGTCTCGCGATGAGGCCATGGTGGTTGAGCATCTTGTCGACATTGGTCGCCGCAATGCGGCAGAACGTATGGCTCATTTCCTGTTGGAACTCGGTGCCAGGCTGTCTCTCGTCGGCTTGGGCAGTAAGGCAGGTTATGCCTGCCCACTGTCACAGTACTTGCTGGCTGATGCCCTTGGTTTGAGTTCTATCCACGTCAACCGGGTGCTGAGAAAGCTGCGCGAGACTGGCATGCTCACGTTCCGGGAAGGGTATGTCGCATTCGACAATTATGAACAGCTGATCGAATTTGCCGAGTTTGATCCGGTCTATCTGGATCAGGCTGGACCGCTGTTGCCCTGA
- a CDS encoding class I fructose-bisphosphate aldolase encodes MNAKILRATAAALMADDKGLLAMDESNPTCNKRFAALGIPQTEEARRAWRELIITTPGLADSISGAILYDETIHQFCQAEVTAQLLNEVFGQLYAQGVLLEGMLLKPNMVLSELACSHQNSVDRVADATVIALLRAVPAAVPGIAFLSGGQRVELAFCRLSAMNRCFEARLPWPLRASGSGVG; translated from the coding sequence ATGAATGCGAAGATACTGCGCGCCACGGCGGCTGCTCTGATGGCCGATGACAAGGGCTTGTTGGCAATGGATGAGAGTAATCCAACCTGCAACAAGCGCTTCGCCGCTCTAGGCATTCCACAGACCGAAGAGGCGAGGCGTGCGTGGCGCGAACTCATCATCACGACGCCGGGACTGGCCGACAGCATCAGCGGCGCGATTCTCTACGATGAGACGATCCACCAGTTCTGTCAGGCTGAGGTCACCGCGCAGTTGCTGAACGAGGTCTTCGGACAACTATATGCTCAGGGCGTACTGCTGGAAGGTATGTTGCTCAAGCCGAATATGGTGCTCTCCGAGCTGGCCTGTTCCCACCAGAACAGTGTGGACAGGGTGGCCGATGCTACCGTGATTGCTCTATTGCGCGCCGTGCCCGCGGCCGTACCAGGCATCGCGTTCCTCTCGGGTGGTCAGAGAGTCGAGCTGGCGTTCTGCCGGTTGAGCGCGATGAACCGGTGCTTCGAGGCGCGCCTACCCTGGCCGCTGAGGGCCTCTGGGTCAGGGGTTGGATAA
- a CDS encoding phosphoketolase, translating to MPTDHKTLTPDLLARMDAYWRAANYLAVGQIYLGENPLLRRPLALADVKPMLLGHWGTTPGQNFIYVHLNRVIKKYDLNMIYVSGPGHGGPAVVGNTYLEGTYSEVYPDISRDVEGLQKLFRQFSFPGGIPSHASPECPGSIHEGGELGYSLSHSFGAAFDNPDLIVACIVGDGEAETGPLATAWHSNKFLDPMTDGAVLPILHLNGYKIANPTLLARITREELDQLLRGYGWTPLFVEGSDPALMHEAMATALDDSVEQICKIQQEARASGHAVRPRWPMIVLDSPKGWTGPKEVDGLQIEGTFRAHQVPIKDPATHPGHLALLDDWLRSYRAEELFDEQGRLIPELAELAPIGTRRMGANPHANGGQLLRDLHLPDFREYAFKVPEPGVPGIGDTIVLGMFLRDVMKWNEGQRNFRVFGPDETLSNGLGALFEFTPRQWDAATVEGDEFLEPTGRVMEMLSEHQCEGWLEGYLLTGRHGLFNCYEAFIHIVDSMFNQHAKWLKVTSTIPWRRNIASLNYLLASHVWRQDHNGFTHQDPGFIDHVVNKKAEITRVYLPPDSNCLLSVMDHCLRSRHYVNVVVAGKHPAPQWLTMDAAVKHCIKGIGIWEWASNEGDEAPDVVMACCGDVPTLETLAAVSILREHLPTLKIRVVNVVDLMRLQPQSEHPHGLIDADFDALFTKDKPVIFAFHGYPWLVHRLSYRRCNHGNIHVRGYKEEGTITTPFDMTVLNDLDRFHLAMDVVDRLPQTGDRGLALKRKLQGKLMEHKKHIRLHGQDMPEIRNWRWEAAPA from the coding sequence ATGCCTACCGATCATAAAACCCTCACGCCCGATCTGCTCGCTCGTATGGACGCCTACTGGCGCGCTGCGAACTATCTGGCGGTTGGGCAGATCTATCTGGGTGAGAACCCTCTACTGAGGCGGCCGCTTGCACTTGCAGATGTGAAGCCCATGTTGCTCGGACATTGGGGGACGACTCCGGGGCAGAACTTCATCTACGTGCACCTGAATCGGGTCATCAAGAAATACGATCTGAATATGATCTATGTCTCGGGTCCGGGACATGGAGGTCCGGCAGTGGTTGGCAACACCTATCTGGAAGGTACCTACAGCGAGGTCTATCCCGACATCAGTCGTGATGTGGAGGGTTTGCAAAAACTGTTTCGTCAGTTCTCGTTTCCCGGCGGAATTCCGAGCCACGCATCGCCCGAGTGTCCGGGGTCGATCCACGAGGGTGGGGAGTTGGGCTACTCGCTCAGCCATTCATTCGGCGCCGCGTTCGACAACCCCGATCTGATCGTCGCCTGTATTGTTGGTGATGGCGAAGCGGAGACCGGGCCGTTGGCCACGGCGTGGCATTCAAACAAGTTTCTCGACCCAATGACTGATGGTGCCGTGTTGCCGATACTGCACCTTAACGGCTACAAGATTGCCAATCCGACATTGTTGGCGCGCATCACGCGCGAGGAGTTGGATCAGTTGCTGCGTGGCTATGGGTGGACGCCATTGTTTGTTGAAGGCTCTGATCCGGCTTTGATGCACGAGGCTATGGCCACAGCTTTGGACGATTCGGTGGAGCAGATTTGCAAGATTCAGCAAGAGGCGCGCGCCAGCGGTCACGCGGTGCGACCACGTTGGCCGATGATTGTACTCGATTCACCCAAGGGTTGGACCGGACCCAAAGAGGTCGACGGCTTGCAGATAGAAGGTACCTTTCGCGCCCATCAGGTGCCGATCAAAGACCCAGCCACGCACCCGGGCCATCTTGCGCTGCTCGATGACTGGTTGCGCAGCTATCGTGCTGAGGAGCTGTTCGACGAGCAGGGCAGGTTGATTCCGGAGCTCGCCGAACTGGCACCCATCGGTACGCGGCGTATGGGAGCAAACCCGCATGCCAATGGCGGACAGTTGCTGCGCGATTTGCATTTGCCCGACTTTCGCGAGTACGCGTTCAAGGTGCCCGAACCCGGTGTTCCCGGCATTGGCGATACGATCGTACTCGGGATGTTTCTGCGCGACGTGATGAAGTGGAACGAGGGGCAACGCAATTTTAGGGTCTTCGGTCCTGATGAGACGCTATCCAACGGCCTGGGGGCTCTCTTCGAGTTCACACCCCGCCAGTGGGATGCCGCGACGGTCGAAGGTGATGAATTTCTTGAACCGACTGGACGAGTCATGGAAATGCTCAGCGAGCATCAGTGCGAGGGTTGGCTTGAAGGCTATTTGCTGACGGGGCGCCACGGTCTCTTCAATTGTTACGAAGCCTTCATCCACATTGTCGATTCGATGTTCAACCAGCACGCGAAGTGGCTCAAGGTGACATCAACGATCCCGTGGAGGCGCAATATCGCTTCTCTCAACTACCTGCTTGCCTCGCACGTGTGGCGCCAGGATCACAACGGTTTCACACATCAGGATCCGGGCTTTATTGATCATGTTGTCAACAAGAAGGCCGAGATCACGCGTGTCTACCTGCCGCCTGATTCGAACTGTCTACTCTCGGTGATGGATCATTGTCTACGCAGTCGTCACTATGTGAACGTGGTGGTGGCTGGAAAGCATCCGGCACCGCAGTGGTTGACGATGGACGCTGCTGTCAAGCACTGCATCAAGGGCATCGGTATCTGGGAGTGGGCCAGCAATGAGGGTGATGAAGCACCCGATGTTGTGATGGCTTGCTGCGGTGATGTACCAACGCTGGAAACACTGGCCGCGGTGTCGATTCTGCGTGAGCATCTGCCGACGCTGAAGATTCGCGTCGTAAACGTCGTCGATCTGATGCGGCTGCAGCCGCAAAGCGAGCACCCGCATGGCCTGATCGATGCCGATTTCGATGCGTTGTTCACGAAGGACAAACCGGTCATTTTTGCCTTCCATGGTTATCCGTGGTTAGTCCATCGACTGAGCTACCGCCGCTGTAACCACGGCAATATTCACGTGCGCGGCTACAAGGAAGAGGGCACGATTACAACGCCCTTTGACATGACGGTGTTGAACGATCTTGATCGTTTCCATCTTGCTATGGACGTCGTCGATCGTCTGCCACAGACCGGCGATCGGGGCCTGGCCTTGAAGCGAAAGCTCCAAGGCAAGTTGATGGAGCACAAAAAGCATATTCGCCTGCATGGCCAGGATATGCCGGAAATACGCAATTGGCGATGGGAGGCGGCTCCGGCATGA
- a CDS encoding acyltransferase family protein, whose amino-acid sequence MDTRDSRLDSAKGMLITLVVSGHLLEATNYWDDGLIRYLLTAIYAFHMPAFIFLAGMTSKPDNVKRRIAVLVSLLVIFQCLYSLYLPFMDSNKQFAWLDPFWLLWFLLAMVFWLITLTLAPASPRLALLISVAIGLGSGALPIVESVPTLDRALYFLPWFMGGYLIGQTAFDKAAMISRSTTIILLSASLMLAAALWHSNIGASWLYGSNGFAVLDVSFSHGVFVRALLIGIAAIMTWTLLTSADLLRTVFVKAGKRSLAIYLLHGFFVLPATPLLGLVFEHYGPVAATMICVLMTWLVIYILSLSVFDRSLRILGSRSGEMLLNTADSFRKTIEPRSASSRD is encoded by the coding sequence ATGGACACACGTGACAGCCGTCTCGACAGCGCAAAAGGCATGCTTATCACGTTGGTGGTTTCAGGCCACCTGCTGGAAGCTACCAACTATTGGGATGATGGCCTGATTCGCTACTTGCTGACAGCAATCTACGCCTTCCACATGCCTGCGTTCATCTTTCTTGCCGGCATGACGAGCAAGCCTGACAATGTGAAGCGACGAATCGCGGTGCTGGTCAGTTTGTTGGTGATATTTCAGTGCCTGTATTCTTTGTACCTGCCCTTCATGGACAGCAATAAACAATTCGCATGGCTGGATCCGTTCTGGTTGCTCTGGTTCCTGCTAGCCATGGTTTTCTGGCTCATTACCCTGACACTCGCACCTGCATCACCACGCCTGGCTCTTTTGATCAGCGTGGCAATTGGATTGGGCAGTGGAGCCCTACCCATTGTTGAGTCTGTGCCGACGCTCGATCGCGCCCTGTACTTTCTGCCCTGGTTCATGGGGGGCTACCTCATTGGTCAGACAGCCTTCGATAAAGCTGCCATGATTTCAAGATCGACCACCATCATATTATTATCGGCGAGCCTGATGCTCGCTGCCGCATTATGGCATTCAAACATAGGTGCCAGCTGGCTGTATGGCAGCAACGGATTCGCTGTTCTGGATGTCTCATTCAGCCATGGGGTATTCGTCCGTGCACTATTGATTGGCATTGCTGCGATCATGACATGGACTCTGCTCACATCAGCGGACCTGCTGCGCACCGTGTTTGTCAAAGCTGGAAAACGCAGCCTTGCCATCTACTTGCTGCATGGCTTCTTCGTGCTACCGGCAACCCCATTGCTCGGTCTGGTATTCGAACACTACGGACCGGTTGCCGCCACAATGATCTGCGTACTGATGACATGGTTAGTGATCTATATACTCTCCTTATCTGTCTTTGATCGCAGTTTACGGATACTGGGCAGCCGAAGCGGTGAGATGCTATTGAACACTGCGGACAGCTTTCGCAAAACCATTGAACCTCGCTCCGCAAGCTCACGGGATTAA
- a CDS encoding acyl-CoA dehydrogenase family protein, with product MAVSSRALTLMGSYGYTSEMGKLMRDVKIMQIYEGTNQIERIVIFR from the coding sequence ATGGCAGTTTCTTCGCGCGCGCTCACTCTGATGGGGTCTTACGGGTATACGAGTGAAATGGGCAAATTGATGCGCGATGTCAAGATCATGCAGATTTACGAGGGAACCAATCAGATCGAGCGTATCGTGATTTTCCGCTGA
- a CDS encoding HNH endonuclease signature motif containing protein produces MDDSINQSHHEHADTTSHVQDEIEVETDNSHIPFGTDSFDAEARESFGRNLRLFMSLTDGSTIAPQTEHAGKAMPDEVPAIALRLKQLGQDLSSGMADQLELLVRFDNLGGWKSSGSRHCVAWMNLEMGISPALAWEYLRVGRKLQALPITRALFSGGRLTWSIVRLLSRVANEDNEALLCHTALDAAVSDVERLCNEYRWQQDADQYSSDGENARSLQQIETRSFSWNTVSNGNTLIKLALPPEVAQAFLNGIEQSLAQLEETDASMSQRRADAAVLMAENSLQNAGREMATADRYQVIVSVDESELNTSNASTPGKRPTVQNAGPIATDTARRLACDCSVSTVTLKNGEPIDIGRKSRLWPAAMARAIKNRDQHCQYPGCTQTRHLQIHHIHHWADGGTTSVENGACLCAFHHTIVHKGGYRIERINDHPDGYKESFHRQQATRQNINDIESLLRNSHDSFEKVRELSPTRFRFRVVNQEGQDIRDTNDSSGRQNPSPSDTHSTGVERSFYPPWPGVAEKAPPYRVSELCF; encoded by the coding sequence ATGGACGATTCAATTAATCAGAGCCATCATGAACACGCAGACACTACAAGTCATGTTCAAGATGAAATCGAAGTAGAAACAGATAATTCGCACATTCCATTCGGCACAGATTCATTCGACGCCGAAGCTCGGGAATCCTTTGGTCGTAACCTGCGCCTCTTCATGTCGCTGACGGACGGCTCTACCATTGCTCCGCAAACCGAGCATGCCGGCAAAGCCATGCCTGACGAAGTGCCAGCCATTGCCCTTCGATTGAAACAATTGGGACAAGATCTGTCCTCAGGCATGGCCGATCAACTGGAACTACTTGTGCGCTTTGACAATCTGGGTGGGTGGAAGTCATCTGGCTCTCGCCATTGTGTTGCCTGGATGAACCTTGAAATGGGTATCAGTCCAGCTCTGGCCTGGGAATACTTGCGTGTAGGTCGCAAACTCCAAGCCCTGCCCATCACCAGAGCGCTTTTCAGTGGCGGCAGGCTCACCTGGTCAATCGTGCGTCTACTTTCGCGAGTTGCGAATGAAGACAATGAAGCCCTTCTATGTCATACAGCATTGGATGCCGCAGTGTCAGATGTTGAGCGCCTCTGCAATGAATACCGTTGGCAACAAGATGCGGATCAATACAGCAGCGATGGAGAGAACGCACGGAGTCTGCAACAGATAGAGACTCGATCATTCAGCTGGAACACCGTGAGTAATGGCAACACGCTCATAAAGCTTGCACTGCCACCTGAAGTTGCCCAAGCTTTTCTAAATGGCATCGAGCAATCGCTGGCGCAGCTGGAAGAAACCGATGCTTCCATGTCACAACGTCGGGCGGATGCAGCTGTACTCATGGCAGAGAACAGCCTGCAGAATGCTGGCCGGGAAATGGCTACCGCTGATCGCTATCAGGTCATCGTCTCGGTGGACGAATCAGAATTGAACACGAGCAACGCCTCAACTCCAGGCAAGCGTCCAACCGTTCAAAATGCAGGCCCTATCGCCACCGACACAGCCCGCCGACTCGCTTGCGATTGCAGCGTTTCCACAGTCACGCTCAAAAACGGCGAACCCATCGATATCGGTCGCAAGTCTCGTCTCTGGCCAGCGGCGATGGCTCGCGCCATCAAGAACCGAGATCAACATTGCCAATATCCAGGGTGTACACAAACACGGCATTTGCAGATTCACCACATTCATCACTGGGCCGATGGCGGCACTACCAGTGTAGAGAACGGCGCTTGTCTGTGCGCATTTCATCATACAATCGTACATAAAGGTGGCTACCGAATTGAACGTATCAACGATCATCCGGACGGCTATAAAGAGTCTTTCCATCGTCAACAGGCAACCCGGCAGAACATCAACGATATTGAGAGTTTGTTACGCAATAGCCATGATTCCTTCGAGAAGGTACGAGAACTATCTCCTACACGATTTCGCTTTCGAGTCGTAAATCAGGAAGGGCAGGATATACGCGATACAAATGATTCGTCGGGCAGACAAAACCCTTCGCCATCTGACACTCACTCTACAGGCGTAGAGCGATCTTTCTATCCACCGTGGCCGGGCGTTGCAGAGAAAGCACCGCCTTATCGTGTCAGCGAACTCTGCTTTTGA